TGGGCTTTCTTGAAACGGTGGGCTTATTGGAATTTGAATATCCTATCCTTCAGATTTCCCCTTCGACTCTTTTTCCATACCGTTTAATTGTTGTTGTGTAAGGTCAGGAAATAGCTTCTTTATTTTTCTTGGATGGCGTTCCATGTAGTCCATAAATGAATAGTAACAGTCTTTTCTGCTTTTGCCATTTACGATTTTTTTAATTGTTGCCTTTGATACTGGAAATTGTTTTTCTATCTGATAAGGAAGAAGCTTTTTAACCTTGTTTAGATATAGGATTTTGTAAACATCCTTATCAGTGAGTTTTACGTTATATATGCTATTTGCCATACTACAAGTCCCCTTCCAAATAGTCAGTCAGAAGTGTTCTCATACGCTTTGATGGGATATATACGTTTATTTGTTGCCCATGTCTGATACGGCTTCTAAACAGCCACTGAAGCAATTCAGAAAGGGCAAAAGTATCTTCATCAACCTGAACGCCATGCTTAAAGAAGAAATTCTTTGTTACTGGATTCATAAAACGATTTGCTAGATAAATACATACAGATTTATCTTGATATTGATTGGTAGCCCTACAATTCACGGAAACAAAGGAATTTTTCAGACCCGTTGGTGTTAATGTATCTTGAAATTCTTTGAATGTTGTCCACATGACTTCATCCGTTGAAACCTTGCATTTATTGCGGTAGAAATTATAAGCGTTATCTTTGAGTACCTTTTTTATTGCTGTTTGTTTGGTTCTTGTTCGCAAATTACTCATGCTGAAATCTATACGCTTATCGCCAACTTTGTTCATATCCTTTCTATCAGCTGGTGAAGGTGTGTAAATATTAATGTTGTCCCTGATATGTGCAAGCTGTTCGTTGTGATATTGGTTGTATTCAGTTAGCTGATATGTGCCTTCAATGTTGGCAACAGAATGATAATTATATTGAACTCTGAACAGGTCAAAATATGCCCGTTGAATTTGCCCATCAAATAAATATGTCAGTAAATAAATTTCATCAAAACAATGGAAAGATTCTGCTGGAAATGTCCAATACAAGACAACGGGTTGCCCTTCATCATTCTCATACATCATCAAATTTCCAGCGTTAGCAAGGTTGCGTATTTTAGTGAAATAACCGTCATCGCTATCGTATTCAGGCTTATTCCAGCGTACAAAACCCCCATCATCCACCTTTATAATTCCTTCACTGTATAATAGCCGTAAATCGGACTTTGTATATTCTTCTAATGGTGCAATTACATTCATTACTTCATCCAAAATAAGTGTATAGTTTTCGCTTGCTAATAAGTCTAATAGTTCCGCATCCACACGCTGGAATAACGAATGAGTTGAAGCAATATCAGCACCTTCAGAAATCAGGCGTTTAATATCTTCAAGTTTTGTGCCATCTTCATTTGATGGCTGAACAAATTCTCTACTGGTACAATCTGAAATGATACGTTTCACTTCATCCGTGAATGGTGTTATGTAGATGAATTTTTGCCGTGCTGGTGCATTGTTCATGTGATGGATAGCCCAACTGGATTTCCCACTTCCCATAATTGAATCAATGACTTTGATTGTTGGAGTGTTTAGTTGTCGTACTGGATTGATTAGATTCATGGTGATATTCCCCCGATTTCGTAAATGTTTCTTCATACCTTTAAACAAGGAAATGGGGATATTCAGACAAGTAATTTGATGTTGAAAAAAATCTTTACTTTCACTGCTTAGTAAACGTTTGCTGAAACCCTTGATATGACTGGGTTTGTAGCAAATTCCCTTTAAAAGAGAAGAGTATAAAAAAGAACAAAGAAGATGCTTCGCACGTGGAAGAAAAGCACTTCCACGCTAAAATGAAAAAATGCTATCTGAAAAGTAGTACGTATATTTCTTCAGCTAACAATGAAAAGATACAGTGATGATTTAGTGCAGACGAAACAAGTTTCGGCTGATGTTTTGACCTTGAACTATTAGGCTAAATATTGAATATTAATTTTCAGATACCGTAAGGGAAGTGGGGTACTTGGTACTTGTTAAAATTTATTTGTATAAAAAATTTAATGTAGCTGCTTTTGAAATGTGAATGGCTGAAATTATTGATGGTGCTGAAAGTGTTAGGTATCTGTGTCATAAATGTGACTGTATATCAGTGGAATGACTGGTGAAAATACAGCTGAAATTCCCATATAATGCACCCCGTGGACGTAAACGAAAATGAGTGCCTATCTTCTTTTACAGGCAATTTATAACGATTGTAGCCCGTCACTGAAGGCGTTCTAGCGGTTCATATGTTCATATTGGAGAATAAATGAAGCCTGTTAAAATGAAGTGTGTGGGCTTAGATGGGGTGTGTTCCTGAAGTGTACCTGAACAAAGAAGTAAAAAAAGAACCAGTGTAATCAAACCAGTTCTTTAGCCTTTGCATATATGGTTGAACGGGGTACACCAGTCATTTTTGCAATCTCATTAACTGATAACCCATTATTGCCCCTATCCTGAAAGAGTGACAATGCTTTCTTTACTTGCTTTTCATCTTGTCCAACACGCCCCATATGTGTACCCTTTGCCTTTGCCCGTTCTCTACCTTCAGACGTTCTTTCATTGATTAAATCCCGTTCAAATGTAGCAATAGCACCTAGCATTGTAAGCATTAGCTTTCCATTAGGTGTAGTGAAATCAATGCCTTCTTTAATGAATACTAGCCCAATTCCACGTGCTTCTAAATCTTCAGCAATCTTTAAAAGGTCAAATGTAGAACGTGCTAGCCTATCCAATTTATGAACTACCAGCTTATCGCCTTCACGTAAATATTCCAGTGCTTTCTTCAGTTCTGGTCTATCAGACTTTGCACCACTTTCCTTCTCCATAAAAATCTTTTCACAGCCGTATTCCTTTAATACTTCAATTTGATTAGTCAAATCTTGTCCCTTTGTTGAAACTCTTGCATATCCTATAATTTCCATATGTATCACTTTCCTTTTTCAGTCTTAAAGTCTAAAGGACTTATGTACAATGAATTCTAGACTAACTTTTAGATAATGTAAAGTATTATTTTTAGAAGTTTTGGGTTGTCTTTGTTGGGTGTCCTGAAGTTGTAACTTTTAGACGGTGGGTGTGCTTTATTTAATAGAGTTACGCTACTATCAGCCACGGCCTATTACTACCCATATCCACATGCACATTCGTACTCCATATGAAGAAGGAATGCATTTTTAATAAGTATCATTTTCATACAAACGAAGTAAATTGTATGCTTGAATATTAATGTTCAAAAATAAATTAATAATAAATATTGATAGGGGGTACACGGGGGACAGGGGTACTCTTTTTATTAATTTAGTGTATTAAAAATGGATATCCTATTTTTAGCACCCTATATTTTAAGTACCTTTTCAGTAAGTGACCTGAATGCCTTCTATCCACCAGAATCCCTTCTTGTAACTACCGTGAAAGTGACTTGTAAGCAAGTGAAATCCTTCTAAACGTATAAGTACCCACCTGAATCCGTCTGAACGCTTGTTGTAAATCGCATCTATTGCACTTATGTCCTGAAAATTCCAAGGGGGGGCATTCATAAATAGTGATTCTGATATATGGGATATCCAACATTAAATTTTTTTCTAATTTTTTGTACTGTAAGTTTTCCTGTGTTTTCCCCAGTGGTGTACCAGTTGTATGTCATGGGTACAAACCACCATCTTTTGAATCGGTGTCTTACAAATGCCCCTTTTCACGAACCCTATATATAGAGAAACCTAAGCATAAAGCATTTAGTTGAATCAGCCATTCACTACTACATATTAGACTAACGGGCAACCTTCAGGGTTGTCCTTTTTCTATTGCCTTATGACTAATAAATTATCAGCACAAAGAGTATAAAAGGGGGCTTGAAAAAAATGAACATTACACTATTTCGCATATTACGGGGCTTTTATGGACTGAATCAAACTGGATTAGGGCAACTACTCGGCAAATCACAGAGTACGATTGCTTGTTATGAAATTGGCACTATTGAGATTCCAGCAAAAGTTGCTGAACGTATGAAAGAACTTGCAAAGGAAATCGGCATAACGGAACTTGACCTGATGGTGCTTCAGCAGTTAGTAGCTGAATCAGCAAAAGCACAAGCAGTATTAAAAACGAAAGCTGGTGAACAACCATGACACTACAAACAAAAATTGAGTACCTTATTTCCACCATTGGAAAGAGTAAATATGATTCTTCTCACGTGAATAGCAAACTTACTTCAGCGATTGCTGAAGCCCGTGAAATCACATTCAAGTATCAGGCTAATTCGGTGCATTCAGACTTACAAGAACACCTGAAAACTTTCAAATCATATGGCAAGCAGAACAAGGCAAGATTAATTACCACTTTGGAAGATGTTCAGCGTGAATTAAATTATAAGCACCCTAACAAGAAGTTGGCTTTGTACTGGTTGAATACAATCCTAGAAACCAGCTACTACACAGACAAATTACAAAAGCGATTGCTAAAAGATGCCACCGTAAAAAGTAAAAAAACAGTTCAAATTGAAGTGCTGGAGGTGAGTTAGTATGACCATATACGATGAAAAGTTATTAAAGACTGTTCCCATGCCCCCTGATTTAACAGATAGGCATGTAGCACTTGCACAACAGTACACCCGTGCAAAGATGCTGGAAGGGCATACCATAGCTGGTTTCTGTAAAGCAAATAGAATCAGCACAAATACATGGTATGATTTTCTCGAAATTCCTTCCTTCATAAAGTACATGGCAGATATACAGAATCTTGTTATACCAGCAGATGAAAAGGATGCATTTCAGCAAATGAAAAAACACATCTTGAAGATTCCTTATAAAGAAAATCCTACTATTAAAGAAACAGAGTTGTTTATGGATGTATTCGGGTATTTAGCAGAGAATGACAAACGCATTCAAATGGAACGATTAGGATTGACTAAAACTTCATCTGGGACTTCCAATGCTATGAGTGTGGAAGAACGCAAGACACAATTGCTGGGAAGGCTTATGAAGAAGGGCTAGGTATTGAACAATTGAAGATTTATATTCAAAAAGGGGAATAGATACTATGAAAAATATAAAGAAAATAGTGGCTGGCTTGTTGAACAAAGCTTCCGATGCATCCACAAGCTATGAACTTGCATTGGAACGTAAACAAGAAGAGTTGGTTCAGCTACAGCTACACCTTCAGGATGAACAAATAAAGTTAAAGGATTATCACAAACTAGCATTGCTTCAGCAAGTTTCTGAACAAACGTATGAGGAACAGAAGCAAGTTGTGACATCTATGACTGATAAAATTCAATCTATCCAGCTTGAAATGAAACAAATTGAATTGTATAAGACCGAAGATGTAAATGCCGTGATTGCGGAGATTCAATCTAACAAAGCAGAAATGAATAAGGCACAGCAAGAGGAAATACAAGCAATTAAAGAAGGCATTGCAGAAGCAAAGAGTGAATATCTGCAAAAGCTTTCAATTTTAGGTGAACAGTATGATTCTGCAATTAAAGAAGAAGGACTACTGCAAAGCTTCTTAGTGGATTTAGGAAAGCAACCTAACGTCTATCTGCCATACAAAATGGAGATTTTAGGTGCTGGTGCAACAGTTTCGATTCATGAAGTAGAAAACAACCTTTAAAACAACCAAATATTAGTGCACCCATGCACCCCAACAAAGCTAACTGATGAAATCCAGTTGGCTTTTTTCATTGCAAAAAACTTACAAAGAAATGGAGATTGATTTTATATGCCAGGAATTACACTTACTGAAGCTAGCTACTTAACAAGCAACCCAATGAAGAAAGGTATCATCCAAACGATTGCACGTGAATCAGCTGTATTAGAAGTATTGCCATTCGAAACGATTTTTGGTGCTACGTATGGCTTTATCCGTGAAGAAACAGACGGTGGTGCAACTTTTCGTGCAGTAAATGAAGAATATATTGTTGAGAACCCTACCAATTCGGAACACTTCGAGGAACTACGCAGACTAGGTTCAAAGGTTGAAGTTGACCGTTATATTGAATTGACTGGAAATCTAAACAATGTACGTGCTGAAGCCACAGTAAGCAAGGCAAAGGCTATTGCCAACCACTTTACACAGACTTTCTTCCACGGTGATTCATCTGTAAACCCTATGGAGTTTGACGGCTTAAATAAGCGAATGGACGCTACACAGGTAGTTGATGCTAGTGGCTTCCCATTACACACAGGATTAATCCACCAGCTGTTAGATAAGGTTCAGGGAAATGCTAGCGTTATCTTTATGAATAAGCGTACAAGACGTAAATTGAATCAGCTATTCATGGCACAGAAAGCCTTCATTGAACCTTCACAAGATGCCTTCGGACGTCCAGTGCAACGCTTCGGAGATGTTCGAATTGCAGTTGTAGAAGATGCATTCTTGCCTGACAACGCTATCTATGCAATGTCACTTGGTCCTGATGCAGTAACTGGTATTCAGGCTGGTGAAATTACAGCCGTAGATAATGGGTTACGTGGGACTACCTACGAAACTTTAATTGAATGGTACGTCTCAATTGTGGTAAGCAATCCTTACAGTGTTGCGAAATTAAAAGACTTTACAATCTAGTAGCAATCTGAAGACTTCAGCCATCTTCAGATTGTTTTATTACCAGCTATGCCCCCATAGTTGTCACCCTATTAGTTCGTTATGAACTGGTAGGGGATTTTTTTTG
The genomic region above belongs to Lysinibacillus sp. FSL W8-0992 and contains:
- a CDS encoding recombinase family protein, which gives rise to MEIIGYARVSTKGQDLTNQIEVLKEYGCEKIFMEKESGAKSDRPELKKALEYLREGDKLVVHKLDRLARSTFDLLKIAEDLEARGIGLVFIKEGIDFTTPNGKLMLTMLGAIATFERDLINERTSEGRERAKAKGTHMGRVGQDEKQVKKALSLFQDRGNNGLSVNEIAKMTGVPRSTIYAKAKELV
- a CDS encoding major capsid protein, encoding MPGITLTEASYLTSNPMKKGIIQTIARESAVLEVLPFETIFGATYGFIREETDGGATFRAVNEEYIVENPTNSEHFEELRRLGSKVEVDRYIELTGNLNNVRAEATVSKAKAIANHFTQTFFHGDSSVNPMEFDGLNKRMDATQVVDASGFPLHTGLIHQLLDKVQGNASVIFMNKRTRRKLNQLFMAQKAFIEPSQDAFGRPVQRFGDVRIAVVEDAFLPDNAIYAMSLGPDAVTGIQAGEITAVDNGLRGTTYETLIEWYVSIVVSNPYSVAKLKDFTI